GCTGGGAAAACATAGCCACAGTTGTTGAAAATGATATTAAAAAAGTCGATGGTTATGCTGCCAAAAGCCAAGACCAAACAATCAATCAAGTTGTGCAAGGCCCTAAAGGTTTAATGCCAGCGCAGAACTCACTGATTATTGATCCCAATAATCCTGACAATATGTATTTTGTCATGACCAGAGATGCATTTTCAGAAATTTATCGTGCGCCTCGTCGTAATCCAACTAAAGGAGATTATGGCGTAATGAAGTCGACCGATGGAGGCTATAACTGGCAAAGTAGCAACCAAGGGATCCATGCTGGCGCGAGCTTACGTACCATAACCTTCGATCCTGCTGACTCCAATACTTTATATGCAGCGGCAACAGATGACCAAGGAGGCTTATATAAGTCAAGCAATCAAGGTAAGAATTGGCACAGAGTTACCATTCCAACAGTGATTAAAAGTGTCAACAATGTGTTTGTCGATAGGAATACTCAAGCTATATATATTAGTGCTGGCGGTTTCTATACAGGTAAATATGCAGAAGGTGGAGCTTGGCGTAGCTTGGATAATGGCAATACTTGGCAACAAATATTTAAAGCACCATTAGTGCTGCAAGTAGAGTCATCGCCTGTCAATCCAGATTTGTTAGTGCTCACTGTGGGTAACCAAATGCGTATGGATAGACAATTTATGAATCCGGGCATTTATTTATCGCAAGATGGGGGCAATAGCTGGAATAAAATCAATAAACAGTTAGGTAACTACGATAAAATTATTGATGCTAAACCCGATCCATATAATCCCAATGTAATCTGGGCAGCCGGCTGGGGAAGTGGTTGGCATATTGCTTATTTAAATGGCTCTAAAGAGAGTTGGTTAACAAAGTAAATACTGAGTAAACTAACCAATACATTGATTTTAGCCCAGCTTTGTTGGGCTTTTTATTCTTTATAACTTAACATTCTGACAAAATACCTTTGTTACTATAATAGATACGACGTGACATTGTATATTGTTTATATTATTGTACGCCCACCCTATTGAACCTAGATTTCTGAATAATTTTCGAACCAAGGTCATGCCTAACGTATGCAGTTCATATAAATTTTTCAGGTTACTAAAACATAGAAAAATAAGCTTTCAATATGAATATTATAGATATTAGCGTTATTCTGATTTTTACCCTTTTAGTTGTTGGTTGTGGTTTGAGTTTTTCTAGCTCAGGTCGCGATATCAAGTCCTTTTTCTCCGCAGGTGGTGCCCTTCCTTGGTGGATGAGTGGTTTATCATTATTTATGAGCTTCTTTTCTGCGGGAACCTTTGTGGTATGGGGCTCAATAGCTTACAAACACGGGTGGGTAGCCATTACCATTCAATGGACTATGTGCTTAGCAGGGATCATCATTGGTTTTTGGATCGCACCGAAATGGAATAAAACCAAGGTTATCACTGCCGCCGAATTTATCAGAAATCGCTTAGGTCAACGCGTACAAACCGTATATACCAGCATTTTTATCGTGATTTCTACCTTCACTACAGGCGCATTTTTATACCCAGTAGCGAAAATTATTGAAGTGGCCACAGGCCTACCAATAGTCAGTACCATCATTGCTCTAGGTCTACTTATTTTATTTTACACCGCAGTTGGCGGACTATGGGCAGTAATAGTCACAGATATTTTACAGTTTGTGGTACTTACCGCTGCGGTTTTAATTGTGGTGCCATTAGCCTTAGACCAAGTCGGCGGTGTGTCTGGTTTTATTGAAAAAGCCCCAGAAGGATTTTTCGCTCTTTCTAGTGGTGAATATTCATGGAGCTTCATCTTTGCTTTTGCCTTATATAATTTATTTTTTATTGCCGGAAATTGGGCTTACGTACAACGATATACCAGTGTTGCTACACCTAAAGATGCTAAAAAGGTGGGTTGGTTATTTGGCGGTTTATATTTAATTAGCCCTGTTATTTGGATGTTGGCACCTATGATTTATCGTGTGCTTAATCCTGACCTTGCTGGTACTGACGACGAAGGTGCTTACTTACTAATGTGTAAAGCAGTATTACCTATAGGTATGCTGGGCTTAATGTTAGGTGGTATGATTTTCGCTACATCCAGCTCAATCAATACAGCGCTAAACATTACCGCTGGGGTCATTACCAATGATGTATTTAAATTTTTTCGTCCTAATGCCAGTCAAAACACCCTAGTTAAAGTGGGCCGTATTGCTACTGCTTGTTTAGGCCTTGTCACTATAGGAGTCGCTTTATTAGTGCCTTATATGGGCGGCGTGGTAGAAGTGGTGATGACTATGGCAGCCTTCACCGGTGGCGCATTGTTCTTACCACCAATTTGGTTGTTGTTTTCACGTTTCCAAAATGGTTTTACCATCCTGAGCACGAGTATATTAACGTTACTTATCAACGCATTCTTTAAGTTTGTATCGCCCAGTTTATTAGATATCTCACTGTCTCGTTCAGAGGAGATGTTAGTGGGTGTGTTAGTTCCAGTATTCTTCTTAACCGTTTTTGAATTGTATAAACGAGCGAGAAATGAACAAGCTGAATTATATGAAGAATACACAAAAATAGAACAAGCTAAAAACGTGCAAGAAGCACCTGAAGAGCAACAAGATCATGATACCGATAACAACAAAGGTAGCCGAGTTATTGGCTTTGGTATTTTCATGACAGGTTTGATCATGCTTGGTTTATCATTTTTGGCAGAAAAAGGCGTATTCGTAGTAGGACTTACTGCAACGATAGTGACATTATTAGGCGCTGTACTTTTGTATCGTTTTCGCAGCACCAAAGCCAGTGGAGCGACAAATGCCTAAGCAAAAAACTGTAGGTTTCCCTTGGGATATCCCCCAAGCAAAACCCGACCGCCCATTAAGTTTGGCCATGGAGCGTTTGTACGATAATTATTTAACGCCTAGGCCCGAAGACAATCCATTATTTACTAGCTTTAGATACACCAAGTTAGCAGGTTTTGACTACAGTAATCACGATGGTACCGTTTCTAGACGAGACCCCTCTAAAATAGTAAAGGTGAATGACGTATATTATGTTTGGTATACCAAACGAGCTACACCGACCCCGCCTAATGGCGCAGAGTTATGCACAGACGTTATACCTTCGACTGATTGGGATTTAGCAGAGATTTGGTACGCCACCAGCCAAGATGGTTTTACTTGGCAAGAGCAAGGCGTTGCTGTCACTCGGCCAAATAAACCAGGCCTTGGTTGGCGCTCGGTATCGACCCCAGACATACTTGTTTGGCAAGATAAATACTATTTGTACTATCAAGCATTTATGGAAGCCAGTGGATTAAAAGGAGATCATTGTCCGGTAACCT
The sequence above is a segment of the Paraglaciecola sp. L3A3 genome. Coding sequences within it:
- a CDS encoding sodium:solute symporter family protein, with the translated sequence MNIIDISVILIFTLLVVGCGLSFSSSGRDIKSFFSAGGALPWWMSGLSLFMSFFSAGTFVVWGSIAYKHGWVAITIQWTMCLAGIIIGFWIAPKWNKTKVITAAEFIRNRLGQRVQTVYTSIFIVISTFTTGAFLYPVAKIIEVATGLPIVSTIIALGLLILFYTAVGGLWAVIVTDILQFVVLTAAVLIVVPLALDQVGGVSGFIEKAPEGFFALSSGEYSWSFIFAFALYNLFFIAGNWAYVQRYTSVATPKDAKKVGWLFGGLYLISPVIWMLAPMIYRVLNPDLAGTDDEGAYLLMCKAVLPIGMLGLMLGGMIFATSSSINTALNITAGVITNDVFKFFRPNASQNTLVKVGRIATACLGLVTIGVALLVPYMGGVVEVVMTMAAFTGGALFLPPIWLLFSRFQNGFTILSTSILTLLINAFFKFVSPSLLDISLSRSEEMLVGVLVPVFFLTVFELYKRARNEQAELYEEYTKIEQAKNVQEAPEEQQDHDTDNNKGSRVIGFGIFMTGLIMLGLSFLAEKGVFVVGLTATIVTLLGAVLLYRFRSTKASGATNA